A stretch of the Lolium perenne isolate Kyuss_39 chromosome 3, Kyuss_2.0, whole genome shotgun sequence genome encodes the following:
- the LOC127340479 gene encoding uncharacterized protein, with product MLQPSLPLLCGYDFLGACSISLDVIPFDHRAGVAAVDQLKPVARLGKSYFGVRASCDGLLILCGLYRNMDYSICNPATRQHARLPQLDGFAFLGMYPHSPTGEYRLLLGKSSHAPADQDGYYVFTLGSDQPPRRCPNDAEDMIQELSSVLFRGSLHWHVEQHGTASNMIKVFSTATESFRRMRAPAVPGKAHLFEMDRMLGMSSFNDAATTIDIWMTQDYESEAWAFKYRVELLATAEVTVMFGIGRFDGRWSVAPSLDGDVLVLVEFSDWLIQIDMDSKVVASFQRALRCADQLRLKQSLVPHSFFPTLEGYVVNDSPFM from the coding sequence ATGCTACAGCCCTCCCTCCCTCTCCTATGTGGCTACGATTTTCTCGGCGCCTGCAGCATTTCCCTAGACGTCATCCCCTTCGACCACCGGGCAGGCGTCGCCGCCGTCGACCAGCTCAAGCCCGTCGCGCGACTCGGCAAATCTTACTTCGGTGTCAGGGCCTCCTGCGACGGGCTCCTCATCCTCTGCGGCCTCTATAGGAACATGGACTACTCCATCTGCAACCCAGCAACTCGCCAGCATGCTCGCCTGCCTCAGCTCGATGGCTTCGCGTTCTTGGGGATGTACCCTCACAGCCCTACGGGCGAGTACCGGCTGCTGCTCGGAAAGTCGAGTCATGCACCTGCCGACCAAGATGGATACTACGTCTTCACATTGGGCTCCGACCAGCCGCCGAGGCGGTGCCCTAATGATGCGGAGGACATGATACAGGAACTCTCTTCTGTCCTGTTCCGTGGTAGCCTGCATTGGCACGTAGAGCAGCATGGCACGGCAAGCAACATGATCAAAGTATTCAGCACCGCAACCGAGTCGTTCCGACGGATGCGTGCTCCAGCTGTTCCTGGCAAAGCTCACCTGTTTGAGATGGACCGAATGCTCGGCATGTCCAGCTTTAACGATGCAGCGACAACCATTGATATCTGGATGACCCAGGACTATGAGAGCGAGGCATGGGCCTTTAAATACCGGGTTGAGTTGCTGGCTACTGCAGAGGTCACCGTGATGTTTGGAATTGGAAGGTTCGACGGTAGATGGAGTGTTGCCCCGTCTTTGGATGGTGATGTGCTCGTGCTGGTCGAATTCAGCGACTGGCTAATTCAGATTGACATGGATAGCAAGGTTGTTGCCAGTTTCCAGCGTGCATTACGCTGTGCCGACCAACTTCGGCTCAAACAAAGTCTTGTTCCGCATTCCTTCTTTCCAACACTGGAGGGTTATGTGGTGAATGATTCACCTTTCATGTGA
- the LOC127338940 gene encoding uncharacterized protein has protein sequence MPPPATARALPEELVEEIFFRVPPTEPASLVRASLASKPWLSLLTGRRFNGRYCEFHGSPPMLGLLCHWRRYTAPTAEDNLPPFISTTSFAARIPDDEDWVASASVMDCRHGRVLLSETGTLPLQFIVWDPMTGSCSWLCAPEDYYNSEKAAVVCAVSGCNHRACHEGPFRIILVGVRNEGDGYGCVAYAHMSLPKLGQWSNTCHGLDLEGESAYILDKPSVLAEGALYFILVYHDDDDGDGDDDDDGDDYGGRDDDDDDDGDDDDGDDDGDDEDDGDDGDDDDDKDDDDDADGGGDDDDDDDDDDNNGNRVAILKYDLGSNYLSVIDAPPKETHQADDVILMLMEDGGLGFAQLDRLTLIIWSRQMGPDGFSTWTQRTVVNLKELLPIQNIKETLRLTGSVEGGDIIFVTTDLGIYQINIKSLQWKKVWKREEWRALFPYMSFYNPQERVGPRYVVH, from the exons ATGCCGCCGCCGGCAACGGCACGAGCACTGCCCGAAGAGCTCGTCGAGGAGATCTTCTTCCGCGTCCCGCCGACCGAGCCGGCGTCTCTCGTGCGCGCCTCCCTCGCCAGCAAGCCCTGGCTCAGCCTGCTGACCGGCCGCCGTTTCAACGGCCGCTACTGCGAGTTCCATGGATCTCCCCCCATGCTGGGATTGCTCTGCCACTGGCGCAGGTACACTGCACCAACGGCGGAAGACAACCTCCCGCCCTTCATCTCCACCACGAGCTTCGCCGCACGCATTCCCGACGACGAGGACTGGGTAGCCTCGGCCTCTGTGATGGactgccgccatggccgtgttcTGCTTTCCGAAACGGGTACGCTACCCCTGCAATTCATCGTTTGGGACCCCATGACGGGCTCCTGTAGTTGGCTGTGCGCCCCTGAAGATTATTACAATAGCGAGAAGGCGGCGGTGGTATGTGCCGTGAGCGGCTGCAACCACCGCGCGTGTCATGAGGGTCCTTTCCGGATCATCTTAGTTGGCGTGAGAAATGAGGGCGATGGTTATGGTTGTGTTGCATACGCGCACATGTCCCTGCCTAAGCTGGGTCAGTGGAGCAACACATGCCATGGTCTTGATCTTGAGGGTGAGAGTGCATACATTCTCGACAAGCCCTCTGTCTTGGCTGAAGGTGCACTGTATTTCATTCTTGTGtatcatgatgatgatgatggtgatggcgatgatgatgatgatggtgatgattatGGTGgtcgtgatgatgatgatgatgacgatggcgatgatgatgatggtgatgatgatggtgacgatgaggacgacggcgatgatggcgacgacgatgatgacaaagacgatgatgacgacgctgatggtggtggtgatgatgatgatgatgatgatgatgatgacaacaATGGCAACAGAGTAGCTATTCTCAAGTATGACTTGGGATCTAATTACCTATCAGTGATTGATGCACCACCCAAGGAGACTCACCAGGCCGATGATGTCATCCTCATGTTGATGGAAGATGGTGGTTTGGGGTTTGCACAATTGGACAGGTTAACCCTCATAATATGGTCAAGGCAGATGGGGCCTGATGGATTTTCAACATGGACTCAGCGTACAGTTGTCAATCTCAAGGAACTTCTTCCCATTCAAAATATAAAGGAAACACTTCGGCTGACCGGATCCGTGGAGGGTGGTGATATCATTTTCGTGACCACGGACCTTGGCATCTACCAGATTAATATAAAGTCACTGCAATGGAAGAAGGTCTGGAAGAGAGAAGAATGGCGTGCTCTGTTTCCCTACATGAGTTTCTACAATCCACAAG AAAGGGTGGGCCCCCGTTATGTGGTACACTGA